The region TCGGCCACAGCAGAGCCGTAGATCTCCATGCTGGCAGTGAACACCACTAACTCATACCACTGACTCACCTGGCAGGGATTGTATTGAAGGTCATTGTTAAGACAAAACCATAGTCATTTACTATTTTAGAACCGTAACGGTCAATGGCCGATCAAACTAAGGCACAGTGCATCTGCACATGATAATAAATGCATCCCTTTTTTCCTGTGTCCCCGTTTGCTTTTCAGACGGTTTATTCAAAATAATCCCTTTTGCACTAAACATATAGTAGATCCATCAGATCACAATACAGGGCATGAAATTAAACTTTGTCATCCACTGACCAGGGTGACTTATGGATTCTGAAAATCACCAGCCATTTTCAATGTTCCATCAGCCACATTACCTTTTACAATGTAGCCTGGTTGATTACCTGCCAAAGTGGCTGCTAGACTAGAAAATCAGCCACAATCAAAATTTTACCAGCATTTGGCTGGTGGCTGATGATAATTTTATATCCTGTCAATGTGCCTTTAGCATGTGCCACTAGCAATTCTACCCATTAGAAATCGTCTGATGCGACCGTCATGATTAGATAACAAATGTCACATTAATCTAGACTGGCAGAGTAACTGCATTGATCAATAAATAGGAAATGTTCTTCCTTTTGCTTGAGCCGGgaaatcataaaaacaaaatctcagtCCCACTGTTGAGCTACTTGATGTTGTTCATTCGAATAATGAGCTTAGCACGGatcattttttctgttaaatcagcttcattgtcattttatttcacaattcaGAGTCAAGTGTCAGGTAAGCCGTACATCAGCCTCTTAGATATTATCAAGTACAAAATTGTGGGTAAAAATACTGCAATGAACTTCAAATGCACAGCAATATCATGCAGGCATGTGCACGcagccattctctctctctctctctctctccctctccctccctccctccctcaataCAGACAGTCGGAGAAAACTGCCTCAGAGACAGCAGAGGGGCTTACTTACCACTTCTAGGAAAAAGTCGACATGTGGTCTTTTATGTACAAAAAACCTGACTGGGTGTTTGTCTATTACCACCTAAGGGAGAAAGAGTACATTCATCAGTTTATCAATTACTGAACTTTACCAATTACCAATATTAGACAACACCTGCCATCATGTTCTCCCTGGGTGAATTAGCTGTATTGTAAAACAGGCCCTCTTTGCAGCAAACATGAGCAGTACAGGGTACTGTACACTCTGATCTCTTCTATACAAGGTGTGCAAGGCGTGTTTACCTTGCAGATAAGCTTGTAACAAAGTCCTGTGTGTGGGACAGACTAGTCTGTATGCAGGTCAtatgtgagaaagtgtgtgtgtgcatgcgttaatgtgtatgtgtgtgagtgaactgGACTTTATAGCCCATTTTCCACCGCagggccgaacggttctgagcacggagaggaacagttccaatggtgtttccacctggaaacggtttggcGCGGAACGATTACAAACCGTGCCCAGCACGATATTTTCGGCATGGTTAGACAactgtgctcagtgcagcagaaccgttcaggtgggcaggcttaatgacgtattcactgattggtttcacattacgtcagttttgtgactccgcatacggtctcttcacgtcctcttccgtaagctaggtcggtggagaagctaatataatttaaaatgccaatcaaaaatcgtattccgtcatagcagcaagataaacccgataatagccctaagatatgccaatacagcagtgaaaacgctgctcactgaataacgaaataaacgggacaaagtttttaaaaaatgataccatgtcattctacagtcaatatctgggactaaatattgaataaatacataaccttaccattggttttatgcgtagagatgtcccttttgagactgagtggtcatatactgtcttggacaatccgtttatgaatatattttgcgcatttgtgatgcctgggtacgttcaaaatagctgtgcataataccacacatatcgtttacggcattgtcgccctttttagtacagtctggcttgactgacaatttatttattcagtaggtgagagtataagctttctaacaatgtataacatgtctaattttgcttttggaatagcattttataggtcagtgtaaccgaaaatgttctcatcatcgcattcacttacgcggtattcactctgtggtagcagtaaaagacgctgcacctagcGAAACGTtgttaacgatttttcgtaatttcttggaaaatactattattattgaggacttctgggcatagctaagccatatatttgctgatagacctctgacatcgttttctggagcaaaacagaagcggattgaactcgttgatttactgtctctgtctccatctactgaacacagataaaatttcatcattgctatgtaagtattactgctcaaaacattttggttatacacgttatttttggactgagtgtctttaaataggttagtggtattatataatgtggatatttcacactgtaatgtaagcgttagttagtagtgtaatagtttttgtgatgcatgcaacagttaTGGTTAGTGGAGgatacgcaaaaaaaaaaaaaaccaaaaacagaccaaaatacacaaaatCCTCATCTGTTTCATCAGCCAAcgaaacacaacaaaaaacaaacattatggggagcgacgacaacaactggcgcatatttattacatttacaacAGGACGCCGTCGCTGAACCACCGCGTCACTTACTGTCCTTACTAGTTTTTCTtagatacttcctagtcctggttttagcagcccgaaggtggaaacagaaacggtaaTCGTTCCCACGACTACTGAGCAGCGCGGAACGGCACGGAGTGGCCCTGGTAACGGTTTGTCCCTACGATGGAGAAGCGCCTAATGTGTTCTTGgatatgaataactgtacaaaatgagtattggacctgtgttttgtagttgttccaatgacctttggtatgcaattttgtacgttgctttggataaaagcaactgccaaataaatgtcatgtaatgagtgtatgtgcacgtgtgtgtcaaAGAGGGAGTGTAAACGAACAGATTTCAAATGTGTAAGGAGTGCGTGaatgtaaagtgtgtgtgtgtgtgtgtgtgatcgagAGTGTGAAAGAAGAGGTTTcagatgtgtttgtgcacgtgtgaaAGGCCCgtgtctgtgctctctccacctTTAGGATGAAGTCAGGAGGTGTCCCGGGCCGCACTGTGGGCCTCAGGACCCCGTCATGGTGAGAGTGGATCAGTGTCTCGTCCAGATCCAGAACCAGGATTTTCCTCTTCACCGTACCTGGGGAGCAAGAATCAGAGTCCGCTTACTTACTTTACTTACTCACTCTCATTCATAcaagcactcactcacacacagacacacacacacacatacacattcaaagacagacacacttattctctcttgctcacagacacacacacacgcaggcctgGATCCTGACAGTTGCCCATTTCAGGCCCTTCATTGGTTCTTCATCCACTGCCTGAATTGCACAAGCTCTGATCAGCATGCTCTGCTGACCTGGGTTTACAGGAAGAGGTACTCACTGAGCCTGTTTCTGGAGATGGGCGAGAGAGGTAGCGTGTCATAACGCACTGTTTGGTACTGGATTATCTGCAGCAAGAAGGGGGGAATTTTCAGTTAACTACAGCAAAATGAAGtttcacagaaatgaatatgatatatgcaatacatttgtaattCAAGTGCAATTTATTGACATATCAGCTGTACAAATAGCTGTATGAGACACATGAACCATGTGGGGATGGACTAATGTATAAAGAATACAACCAAGAATACACCCAGGTAATTTTCTGGTAGCAATGTTACCCCTAGTGTGCCCCCTTTATGGCCAAGTAAAATGAATGCCCCTCTCATCGCTCCAGCTCTGACTGGACCATAAAATGATGACTTGTGAAATCCTCCTTCCAGGCTCCTCCCTCACCCCGAACGTCACTACACTGTCCCATAAATAATGGACACCCCCAAGTGAGCACACTTCTGGCTCTCACTCCCACTATTCACCCTCTTCACTGCTATTTTTGGAGACCCAGCTGTCCAGGAATGTCAAAGGCTCAGGACTGaggggtgggtgaggggagggagaaggacacAGGGAGATTAGCTGGGTGACTTTCAAAGATTTCGGTTCcctgtgcacccccccccgcttccaCACACAGGGCAAAACCGGCTCCCTCTGCAGTCCCGCCATAGAAAGTGCAGCATGCAGCATATCTCATTTAAAACCCCTGAGCCAGTGTTCTGCTTCATGGGAAAATagatttgttttgcttgtgttaCATTAGTTATTTAGGCTACTATTACTTGGAACCTGTTCAGCATCCAGTCTAACACAAAACAGATTGACCTCAAAGACCTGCACTGTTTACCACCCACAGTTCTTTCAACAGAATTCAATCCATCTTGAAAAACATACATGCCAATACGTACAGCTCCAGCAGGCCTCCAATGGACCTggcctgaattttttttttttttacataaggcATTTGAGTGTTCCATATGAATACAAATGTGTGCActacacaacaaataaaaatgatcttgtgacaataaatgataataaatgtgAGCTTTCAGCAATAAAATGATAgcttctattttatttttccttttgtggCAAACATTATTCTTATTCCATGATCTCGAAACAAGGATTTCCAGGTCTAAGCtgataaaatgcagaaaatatcaTAGGCCCAGAGACATATTCTTGCTTATTAGACATTCTGCAGAATACacctttatgaataaaatagcAAAAGTAGAGCAAATTTACATGAATGCACAAAACACTATTATGTGCATTACCTACCTAGGGCCATGGCAGTGGGGTTATAGCCACAATTACAACATACATTAACTTTTCCTGTGACACGCATGTCCAGCAACAGAAGAAACATTATTGAAACTCTGTAAACATGCTAATGTTGTAATTTACAAATATCCACTTAGTCAGTGATCATGGGCCATCAGTTCTCTGCAATTCAGCTGTTATAATGGCTTTAAGAGACATTTGATCTTTGACTGCTTGGGCTTCACTAGAGACAGTTTGAAAGATACCTTTATCTGTTGTGAGTTTCAAGGCTAACAAATGTGCACCTTATGTAATTGTGTGACAAATACAGGAGTGCCATGTTCAAGGCTACAATTTCCATGTTTCACCCATTATTACGATCTAAAAACGTCCATGCCTTGAGTTCAGTGTCCTGTGATACAAGACACTACACCCATTTTATGCATTCAAGCATCACACTAACGAAAACAGTTTTAATTCACACTAGTTTTTCCACATATTGGGCATATTCTTCAGAGACAGGCCTACTTAGTTTTCGATATACAAAATACCTACAACAAAGTTTGAACTGCGGAATCGCAGTCGCAATCTGAAACGACTGGAAAATATCAGATATGCTCTTTCTACACACCCTCGATAAACTTGAACTGATCCAGTAATATTTGGTAAATCGATAAAGAAGGTTTCTGGGTTTACTTGAAGATACTTTCAACTTGAGGAAGGATTAATATGGGGAAACTCCGCACCTCAGTCACAACGAACTAAGGCTTTCTCAACAAACTGTCTGGTTACATAAACAATAGGAAGACAGTCTCAAAATGCACGGCtagtagttagctagctgtgAGTGACATTAAAAACGTGTGTATCCTCTTCCCCGACATTGAAAAAATCTACCGAATCACGGCATAACAATGCTAAATCAAGACCACGTGGGATCATAATAAAGAATGCCACGAGCAAACAACAATATTTCCGCCTGACAACAGTAGCTAAGACTTATATTAAATAGCGAGGCTAGCAAGTTACCATGTTGATGCTGATATTCTATCAAGACTTATATGTAATGTAGCTactcgtttttttaaaactcccgTCTCTTAAAAAACTTTTGGGTAGCGAGTGAGAAATCTAGATTTTAGTAAATTTGCTGCAGACAAGACTCATCAAAGTTGCTATGTTAGTAATCTAACTACTGTTAGCCCACATTACCTCGCAGAACCAACAACAGACAGCTAACTACCGAGCTATCTGCAACCAGTGTAACGTTACCGGTATTGCTAAGACAGCCGTCTTGATGCAATATTCGCTTATGTGGTACTGGGTCTTCAGCTAGCTACCAAACGCCATTCATGCCAAGGCTTACTTTTAAGATCATTTGCTAATTTTGGCTCCATTTCGTGTCTATGACTAACGTCATACAGACATCTATAACATGGCATGCGACTAccattagctaacattagtttCGGTGGCAATTTCAAATGGAGTAGCTAGCAAcatttagcaagctagcaaaaTATATCAGTCAGTCTGGGTAACTTTGATTGTACTAGCGAGCTAATATAATCTGCTTAACCACTTCGATAAGTAAATGAATGAGCACATTCATTCGCGTTAGCTGTGAACTTGTTTGCTCACCGTTCGTAGGTGCTTCCTGAGAATATACAAAATGAAGCCCCATATTCTGGACGTCACTCCGAGGAAAGTCCGAATCCCAAGTAAACACTGTCGGGTCTTCAGCATGTCGACAGCAACGCCAAAAACGACACAGGAACCAGGCGCAAAGAGGGGGTACAGCACTCTCAACTGTCAGGCCAGCGACACCGACCAAAAAGCCGggacccctcaccccctccagAACCTCGCAAGCGGTAGCTAgcttagcaagctagctaaaaGTACAAACTGCCGTGTCGAATACGTCGGAGCAGGAGACAGAGCGAACACGAGAGTGGCTTATGGCCACTCAGAAAACGTGttcagctatatatatatatatatattaaaaagtattttaaaaaatagcaaaaatgaaagaaggGAATCCTGAGCTACAAAGTAGCTAGCTGGCAACCAAGCTTGCTATCTAGCAAGTTGGCTAGCAAGCGAACTGCCTGGGTTTTTAACCAAGTAGCTGTCAATTAACAATATTAACTTCTTGGATCCTGTATTTAAACTGCTAATATCTCTCTGTTCTTAACAAAAATGCACCCAATCGGCACCAAAACACAAGAAGTCCAAGCAGTCGCCATCAACACCGCTTCTCAGCTCACAGCGAATCCGGAACCGAACTGTGAGCGGCCATCGTAGCTCTGCCGTCACTTCCGTGTAGAATAATCACTACGCTTGTTCAGGCCAAGGATCGTTTAGGGCGCTGCATAAAACATTGATCCATGTAATATGGATTCATCAGTTTGGTCATCCTAGTtcactgtcactcactgtcGATAACTGCAAGTTAATTTTATTCGTACTTGTTTCTAAGTGTACGCATGATTGCTCACTATTTTCCAACTTTACCAACTACTGTAGTTTCAAGCTATTAAAACGTGGTTCCATTTAGGTTGACGACACTCAAGCCACATTGAGCTATTGTCTGTCCGTATCTAAAACAGCACCAAAAATCTTGGTTGAATGAGGATTACAGACGCCATTAAACAGTGACCGGGAGGATTAATTTGGTTCATATACTTTTATTGCTATTTGTTTTCCAGATATGGCCACAAAAGTTTCAGCAGACCACCGCAGAATTTCTACTGCCTGATACCACAAGAACGCAGGGTTGCCAGTAGCTGGCTGGAGCGAGATATTAAATTTGAGACCGTCTTGGATGCACGCGCACAACACGGTTAAAATTCAGTTATCAAGTTGAACATGGAAACGTGTCCGTTTTGTGCTGGCTTATAtccaattattttattgcatcaAACTGTATGTCATCTGTATGTATGCTGCACACATACAGTTACAGTTTAGTTACTTGGTAGTTGCTTCTAGCCAGAGttagttaatttatttacttagcaAATTTCATACGCGTCTGGAATAATTATTGCGTCTgcttgtatgtttgtatttacGTAGCTGctctgctttcttggccagttGACCAAGTTAACTCAATTGACTCTCTGGGATGAAAAGGATCCATAAAGAATAGTAATAAAAAACGGAATAAAACAAACTttaccacaaaataaaaatgagatgtttttttttttttgttgagactTCAACAAAATCTCTATCTCACCTGAATACTTGGTAATACCCTGTCTGTTGCAATGTATTTATGAGCTGCAGTAATGCAATGACAAAGCTAGGAAGGCTGTAAAACAGGGAGTTGCATTACTCCAGTCTAGTTAAAATAGAAGCATTTGGGGATTTTCTTGGTATctggct is a window of Anguilla rostrata isolate EN2019 chromosome 9, ASM1855537v3, whole genome shotgun sequence DNA encoding:
- the LOC135263510 gene encoding CTD nuclear envelope phosphatase 1A-like isoform X1, coding for MLKTRQCLLGIRTFLGVTSRIWGFILYILRKHLRTIIQYQTVRYDTLPLSPISRNRLSTVKRKILVLDLDETLIHSHHDGVLRPTVRPGTPPDFILKVVIDKHPVRFFVHKRPHVDFFLEVVSQWYELVVFTASMEIYGSAVADKLDNNRGILKRRYYRQHCTLDLGSYIKDLSVVHSDLSSIVILDNSPGAYRSHPDNAIPIKSWFSDPSDTALLNLLPMLDALRFTSDVRSVLSRNLHQHRLW
- the LOC135263510 gene encoding CTD nuclear envelope phosphatase 1A-like isoform X2, encoding MLKTRQCLLGIRTFLGVTSRIWGFILYILRKHLRTIIQYQTVRYDTLPLSPISRNRLSTVKRKILVLDLDETLIHSHHDGVLRPTVRPGTPPDFILKVVIDKHPVRFFVHKRPHVDFFLEVVSQWYELVVFTASMEIYGSAVADKLDNNRGILKRRYYRQHCTLDLGSYIKDLSVVHSDLSSIVILDNSPGAYRSHPGFQSKYLR